The following proteins come from a genomic window of Pleuronectes platessa chromosome 2, fPlePla1.1, whole genome shotgun sequence:
- the si:ch211-286o17.1 gene encoding hematopoietic progenitor cell antigen CD34 yields MAASCAKRNEEPRKMLALALLLAASLLNGGVMAQVEEIVAATAPSLDAPVRGDMLPQTTPEPEYPQVMVFPTPGPLQPTEKTTAATDEAGNAVNSSPAAPEEAAGEGTQTTAEAHTDKPQAEVADTPAPMPSRGDGPGNVPGPAPNDDVVCVTKEAVQNKNAVSLKLKASSNCKDTKQKIESVVQELCGEDCKLELYQEDNSDEILVSGKYVEDDIAGMANKFNNDNIKDKVDVEEAHPHWGKNSKLVLVSLLLTGLLLAAALLAGYYFKTHRKSSKGVRLAESFQVDEENQANTLVSVAPLPQEPLNKPTPNGEAAPENGTSQTPTTNGHSQTPVADTEM; encoded by the exons ATGGCAGCATCATGTGCAAAGAGAAACGAGGAGCCCCGCAAGATGTTGGCGTTGGCGTTGCTGCTCGCCGCCTCACTCCTCAACg GAGGAGTCATGGCACAGGTGGAGGAAATCGTTGCTGCAACAGCCCCATCACTGGATGCACCGGTACGAGGAGATATGCTTCCACAGACAACTCCAG aaCCAGAATATCCACAGGTCATGGTTTTCCCAACCCCGGGACCTCTCCAGCCGACTGAAAAGACCACAGCAGCTACAGATGAGGCAGGAAACGCTGTGAACAGCAGCCCGGCGGCTCCAGAGGAGGCGGCTGGTGAGGGAACTCAGACCACTGCTGAGGCACACACCGACAAACCTCAAGCCGAGGTCGCAGATACCCCAGCACCTATGCCATCCAGAGGTGATGGCCCCGGGAACGTTCCAGGG ccggCGCCAAatgatgatgttgtgtgtgtcacCAAAGAGGCGGTGCAGAACAAAAACGCTGTCAGTCTGAAACTCAAGGCCTCCTCCAACTGT AAAGACACCAAACAAAAGATTGAAAGTGTTGTGCAGGAGCTGTGTGGTGAGGACTGTAAGCTGGAGCTCTACCAGGAGGACAACTCCGATGAAATCCTTGTGTCCGGGAAATATGTGGAAG aCGACATCGCAGGCATGGCCAACAAGTTCAACAATGACAACATCAAAGACAAG GTTGACGTGGAGGAAGCTCATCCTCACTGGGGGAAGAACTCTAAGCTGGTCCTGGTTTCCCTGCTGCTGACCGGcctgctgctggctgctgcGCTGCTGGCTGGTTATTACTTCAAGACCCACCGCAAGAGCTCCAAAGGAGTCCGGCTG GCCGAGTCTTTCCAGGTGGATGAGGAGAACCAGGCCAACACCCTGGTGTCCGTGGCCCCGCTGCCCCAGGAGCCCCTCAACAAGCCCACTCCCAACGGAGAGGCTGCACCTGAGAACGGGACCAGTCAGACCCCCACCACCAACGGACACTCCCAGACCCCGGTGGCCGACACGGAGATGTGA